The following coding sequences are from one Physeter macrocephalus isolate SW-GA unplaced genomic scaffold, ASM283717v5 random_971, whole genome shotgun sequence window:
- the PTPMT1 gene encoding phosphatidylglycerophosphatase and protein-tyrosine phosphatase 1 isoform X1, translated as MAAGTLLEAGLARVLFYPTLLYTLFRGKMPGPAHRDWYNRIDNTVLLGALPLRNMTRRLVQDENVRGLITMNEEYETRFLCNSPKEWKNVGVEQLRLSTIDMTGVPTLANLQKGVQFALKYQSLGQSVYVHCKAGRSRSATMVAAYLIQVYNWTPEEAVRAITKIRSHIYIRPGQLEVLKEFHKVITAGAAKNETCHTSQT; from the exons ATGGCGGCCGGCACGTTGCTGGAGGCCGGCCTGGCCCGGGTGCTCTTCTACCCGACGCTGCTGTACACACTGTTCCGCGGGAAGATGCCGGGCCCGGCGCACCGCGACTGGTACAACCGTATCGACAACACGGTGCTGCTGGGCGCGCTGCCGCTGCGGAACATGACTCGCCGG CTGGTACAGGACGAGAACGTGAGAGGGCTGATCACCATGAACGAGGAGTATGAGACGAGGTTCCTGTGCAACTCCCCAAAG GAGTGGAAGAATGTAGGAGTCGAGCAGCTGCGGCTCAGCACGATAGACATGACTGGAGTCCCAACCTTGGCTAACCTCCAGAAAGGAGTCCAGTTTGCTCTCAAGTACCAGTCGCTAGGCCAGTCTGTCTACGTGCATTGTAAGGCTGGGCGTTCCAGAAGTGCCACTATGGTGGCAGCATATCTGATTCAG GTGTACAACTGGACTCCAGAGGAGGCCGTAAGAGCCATCACCAAGATCCGGTCACACATCTACATCAGACCTGGCCAGCTGGAAGTTCTCAAAGAGTTCCACAAGGTGATCACTGCAGGAGCAGCAAAGAATGAGACTTGTCACACATCACAGACGTGA
- the PTPMT1 gene encoding phosphatidylglycerophosphatase and protein-tyrosine phosphatase 1 isoform X2 yields the protein MAAGTLLEAGLARVLFYPTLLYTLFRGKMPGPAHRDWYNRIDNTVLLGALPLRNMTRRLVQDENVRGLITMNEEYETRFLCNSPKEWKNVGVEQLRLSTIDMTGVPTLANLQKGVQFALKYQSLGQSVYVHCVQLDSRGGRKSHHQDPVTHLHQTWPAGSSQRVPQGDHCRSSKE from the exons ATGGCGGCCGGCACGTTGCTGGAGGCCGGCCTGGCCCGGGTGCTCTTCTACCCGACGCTGCTGTACACACTGTTCCGCGGGAAGATGCCGGGCCCGGCGCACCGCGACTGGTACAACCGTATCGACAACACGGTGCTGCTGGGCGCGCTGCCGCTGCGGAACATGACTCGCCGG CTGGTACAGGACGAGAACGTGAGAGGGCTGATCACCATGAACGAGGAGTATGAGACGAGGTTCCTGTGCAACTCCCCAAAG GAGTGGAAGAATGTAGGAGTCGAGCAGCTGCGGCTCAGCACGATAGACATGACTGGAGTCCCAACCTTGGCTAACCTCCAGAAAGGAGTCCAGTTTGCTCTCAAGTACCAGTCGCTAGGCCAGTCTGTCTACGTGCATT GTGTACAACTGGACTCCAGAGGAGGCCGTAAGAGCCATCACCAAGATCCGGTCACACATCTACATCAGACCTGGCCAGCTGGAAGTTCTCAAAGAGTTCCACAAGGTGATCACTGCAGGAGCAGCAAAGAATGA
- the PTPMT1 gene encoding phosphatidylglycerophosphatase and protein-tyrosine phosphatase 1 isoform X3 has translation MAAGTLLEAGLARVLFYPTLLYTLFRGKMPGPAHRDWYNRIDNTVLLGALPLRNMTRRLVQDENVRGLITMNEEYETRFLCNSPKVYNWTPEEAVRAITKIRSHIYIRPGQLEVLKEFHKVITAGAAKNETCHTSQT, from the exons ATGGCGGCCGGCACGTTGCTGGAGGCCGGCCTGGCCCGGGTGCTCTTCTACCCGACGCTGCTGTACACACTGTTCCGCGGGAAGATGCCGGGCCCGGCGCACCGCGACTGGTACAACCGTATCGACAACACGGTGCTGCTGGGCGCGCTGCCGCTGCGGAACATGACTCGCCGG CTGGTACAGGACGAGAACGTGAGAGGGCTGATCACCATGAACGAGGAGTATGAGACGAGGTTCCTGTGCAACTCCCCAAAG GTGTACAACTGGACTCCAGAGGAGGCCGTAAGAGCCATCACCAAGATCCGGTCACACATCTACATCAGACCTGGCCAGCTGGAAGTTCTCAAAGAGTTCCACAAGGTGATCACTGCAGGAGCAGCAAAGAATGAGACTTGTCACACATCACAGACGTGA
- the KBTBD4 gene encoding kelch repeat and BTB domain-containing protein 4 isoform X1 encodes MFPGCAPGSRGQTYRTRSPKGTDRKRKCATDLLPGGRGVGSRGSGFWVPGFGMKGGKADSWQREKLATTMESPEEPGASMDENYFVNYTFKDRSHSGRVAQGIMKLCLEEELFADVTFSVEGQEFQLHRLVLSAQSCFFRSMFTSNLKKAHNQVIVLQDVSESVFQLLVDYIYHGTVKLRAEELQEIYEVSDMYQLTSLFEECSRFLARTVQVGDCLQVMWLADRHSDPELYTAAKHCAKAHLAQLQSTEEFLHLPHHLLTDIISDGVPCSQNPTEAIEAWINFNKEEREAFSESLRTSLKEIGENVHIYLIGKESSRTHSLAVSLHCAEDDSISVSGQNSLCHQITAACKHGGDLYVVGGSIPRRMWKCNNATVDWEWCAPLPRDRLQHTLVSVPGKDAIYSLGGKTLQDTLSNAVIYYRVGDNVWTETTQLEVAVSGAAGANLNGIIYLLGGEENDLDFFTKPSRLIQCFDTETDKCHVKPYVLPFAGRMHAAVHKDLVFIVAEGDSLVCYNPLLDSFTRLCLPEAWSSAPSLWKIASCNGSIYVFRDRYKKGDANTYKLDPATSAVTVTRGIKVLLTNLQFVLA; translated from the exons ATGTTCCCCGGATGCGCTCCAGGTAGCCGAGGGCAGACCTATAGGACACGGAGCCCCAAGGGCACGGACCGGAAGCGGAAGTGTGCAACAGATCTTCTTCCGGGCGGACGCGGGGTCGGAAGCAGAGGTTCCGGATTCTGGGTTCCGGGCTTCGGAATGaaaggagggaaggcag ACAGCTGGCAGAGAGAGAAGTTGGCTACAACCATGGAATCACCAGAGGAGCCTGGAGCATCCATGGATGAGAACTACTTTGTGAACTACACTTTCAAAGATAGGTCACACTCAGGCCGTGTGGCTCAAGGCATCATGAAACTGTGTTTGGAGGAAGAGCTCTTTGCTGATGTCACCTTTTCAGTGGAAGGCCAGGAGTTTCAGCTCCACCGATTGGTCCTCTCAGCTCAGAGTTGCTTCTTCCGGTCCATGTTCACTTCCAACCTGAAGAAGGCCCACAACCAGGTAATTGTGCTGCAGGATGTCAGCGAGTCTGTTTTCCAGCTCCTGGTTGATTATATCTACCATGGGACTGTGAAACTTCGAGCTGAGGAGCTGCAGGAAATTTATGAGGTGTCAGACATGTATCAGCTGACATCTCTCTTTGAGGAGTGTTCTCGGTTTTTGGCCCGCACAGTGCAAGTGGGCGACTGCCTTCAAGTGATGTGGCTGGCAGATCGACACAGTGATCCTGAGCTCTACACTgctgccaagcactgtgccaagGCCCACCTGGCCcagctgcagagcacagaggaatttcTCCACTTGCCCCACCATCTACTCACTGATATCATCTCTG ATGGAGTTCCATGTTCCCAGAACCCAACAGAGGCAATAGAAGCCTGGatcaattttaataaagaagaaagagaggctTTTTCAGAGTCACTCAGGACTAGCTTGAAG GAAATTGGGGAGAATGTACACATTTACCTGATCGGGAAAGAGTCATCTCGTACCCACTCGTTGGCTGTGTCCTTACATTGTGCAGAAGATGACTCCATCAGTGTAAGTGGCCAAAACAGCTTGTGCCACCAGATCACTGCAGCCTGCAAGCATGGCGGAGACTTGTACGTGGTGGGAGGGTCCATCCCACGGCGCATGTGGAAGTGCAACAATGCCACTGTGGACTGGGAATGGTGTGCGCCTTTGCCCCGTGACCGACTCCAGCACACCCTGGTGTCTGTGCCCGGAAAAGATGCCATATATTCATTGGGTGGCAAGACACTGCAGGATACCCTCTCCAATGCAGTTATCTATTATCGGGTAGGTGATAACGTCTGGACTGAGACAACCCAGTTAGAGGTGGCTGTGTCAGGGGCCGCTGGTGCCAACCTCAACGGGATCATCTACTTGCTAGGGGGGGAGGAGAATGACCTGGACTTCTTTACCAAACCGTCCCGACTCATCCAGTGCtttgacacagagacagacaagtGTCACGTGAAACCCTATGTGCTGCCCTTCGCTGGCCGCATGCACGCAGCTGTGCATAAGGATCTGGTGTTCATCGTGGCTGAAGGGGACTCCCTGGTGTGCTACAATCCCCTGCTAGACAGCTTTACCCGGCTTTGCCTTCCTGAGGCCTGGAGCTCTGCCCCATCCCTCTGGAAGATCGCCAGCTGTAATGGGAGCATCTATGTTTTTCGGGACCGATATAAAAAGGGGGATGCCAACACCTACAAGCTTGATCCTGCCACTTCGGCTGTAACTGTCACTAGAGGCATTAAGGTGCTGCTTACCAATTTGCAGTTTGTGTTGGCCTAA
- the KBTBD4 gene encoding kelch repeat and BTB domain-containing protein 4 isoform X2 translates to MESPEEPGASMDENYFVNYTFKDRSHSGRVAQGIMKLCLEEELFADVTFSVEGQEFQLHRLVLSAQSCFFRSMFTSNLKKAHNQVIVLQDVSESVFQLLVDYIYHGTVKLRAEELQEIYEVSDMYQLTSLFEECSRFLARTVQVGDCLQVMWLADRHSDPELYTAAKHCAKAHLAQLQSTEEFLHLPHHLLTDIISDGVPCSQNPTEAIEAWINFNKEEREAFSESLRTSLKEIGENVHIYLIGKESSRTHSLAVSLHCAEDDSISVSGQNSLCHQITAACKHGGDLYVVGGSIPRRMWKCNNATVDWEWCAPLPRDRLQHTLVSVPGKDAIYSLGGKTLQDTLSNAVIYYRVGDNVWTETTQLEVAVSGAAGANLNGIIYLLGGEENDLDFFTKPSRLIQCFDTETDKCHVKPYVLPFAGRMHAAVHKDLVFIVAEGDSLVCYNPLLDSFTRLCLPEAWSSAPSLWKIASCNGSIYVFRDRYKKGDANTYKLDPATSAVTVTRGIKVLLTNLQFVLA, encoded by the exons ATGGAATCACCAGAGGAGCCTGGAGCATCCATGGATGAGAACTACTTTGTGAACTACACTTTCAAAGATAGGTCACACTCAGGCCGTGTGGCTCAAGGCATCATGAAACTGTGTTTGGAGGAAGAGCTCTTTGCTGATGTCACCTTTTCAGTGGAAGGCCAGGAGTTTCAGCTCCACCGATTGGTCCTCTCAGCTCAGAGTTGCTTCTTCCGGTCCATGTTCACTTCCAACCTGAAGAAGGCCCACAACCAGGTAATTGTGCTGCAGGATGTCAGCGAGTCTGTTTTCCAGCTCCTGGTTGATTATATCTACCATGGGACTGTGAAACTTCGAGCTGAGGAGCTGCAGGAAATTTATGAGGTGTCAGACATGTATCAGCTGACATCTCTCTTTGAGGAGTGTTCTCGGTTTTTGGCCCGCACAGTGCAAGTGGGCGACTGCCTTCAAGTGATGTGGCTGGCAGATCGACACAGTGATCCTGAGCTCTACACTgctgccaagcactgtgccaagGCCCACCTGGCCcagctgcagagcacagaggaatttcTCCACTTGCCCCACCATCTACTCACTGATATCATCTCTG ATGGAGTTCCATGTTCCCAGAACCCAACAGAGGCAATAGAAGCCTGGatcaattttaataaagaagaaagagaggctTTTTCAGAGTCACTCAGGACTAGCTTGAAG GAAATTGGGGAGAATGTACACATTTACCTGATCGGGAAAGAGTCATCTCGTACCCACTCGTTGGCTGTGTCCTTACATTGTGCAGAAGATGACTCCATCAGTGTAAGTGGCCAAAACAGCTTGTGCCACCAGATCACTGCAGCCTGCAAGCATGGCGGAGACTTGTACGTGGTGGGAGGGTCCATCCCACGGCGCATGTGGAAGTGCAACAATGCCACTGTGGACTGGGAATGGTGTGCGCCTTTGCCCCGTGACCGACTCCAGCACACCCTGGTGTCTGTGCCCGGAAAAGATGCCATATATTCATTGGGTGGCAAGACACTGCAGGATACCCTCTCCAATGCAGTTATCTATTATCGGGTAGGTGATAACGTCTGGACTGAGACAACCCAGTTAGAGGTGGCTGTGTCAGGGGCCGCTGGTGCCAACCTCAACGGGATCATCTACTTGCTAGGGGGGGAGGAGAATGACCTGGACTTCTTTACCAAACCGTCCCGACTCATCCAGTGCtttgacacagagacagacaagtGTCACGTGAAACCCTATGTGCTGCCCTTCGCTGGCCGCATGCACGCAGCTGTGCATAAGGATCTGGTGTTCATCGTGGCTGAAGGGGACTCCCTGGTGTGCTACAATCCCCTGCTAGACAGCTTTACCCGGCTTTGCCTTCCTGAGGCCTGGAGCTCTGCCCCATCCCTCTGGAAGATCGCCAGCTGTAATGGGAGCATCTATGTTTTTCGGGACCGATATAAAAAGGGGGATGCCAACACCTACAAGCTTGATCCTGCCACTTCGGCTGTAACTGTCACTAGAGGCATTAAGGTGCTGCTTACCAATTTGCAGTTTGTGTTGGCCTAA